In one window of Ovis aries strain OAR_USU_Benz2616 breed Rambouillet chromosome 3, ARS-UI_Ramb_v3.0, whole genome shotgun sequence DNA:
- the ITGB1BP1 gene encoding integrin beta-1-binding protein 1 isoform X1 — protein MFRKGKKRHSSSSSQSSEISTKSKSVDSSLGGLSRSSTVASLDTDSTKSSGQSNNSDTCAEFRIKYVGAIEKLKLSEGKCLEGPLDLINYIDVAQQDGKLPFVPLEEEFIMGVSKYGIKVSTSDQYDVLHRHALYLIIRMVCYDDGLGAGKSLLALKTTDASNQEYSLWVYQCNSLVRFSVSLVTHSSNQIIFEGRRDAVCHVV, from the exons ATGTTTCGGAAAGGCAAAAAGCGCCACAGCAGTAGCAGTTCCCAGAGCAGTGAAATCAGTACCAAGAGCAAG TCTGTAGACTCCAGCCTTGGGGGCCTCTCACGGTCCAGCACGGTGGCAAGCCTCGACACCGATTCCACCAAGAGCTCAG GACAAAGCAACAATTCAGATACCTGTGCAGAATTTCGAATAAAGTATGTTGGTGCCATTGAGAAACTGAAACTCTCAGAGGGGAAATGTCTCGAAGGGCCACTGGACCTGATAAATTATATAGATGTTGCTcag cAAGATGGAAAGTTGCCCTTCGttcctctggaggaagaattTATTATGGGAGTTTCCAAGTACGGTATAAAAGTGTCCACATCAGATCAGTAT GACGTTCTGCATCGGCATGCTTTGTATTTAATCATCCGGATGGTGTGTTATGATGACGGTCTCGGGGCAGGGAAGAGCTTACTGGCTCTGAAGACCACAGATGCGAGCAACCAAGAATACAGCCTGTGGGTTTACCAGTGCAACAGCCTGGTAAGGTTTTCAGTCTCCTTGGTTACTCATTCGTCAAACCAAATTATTTTTGAAGGCAGAAGAGATGCTGTCTGCCACGTTGTCTGA
- the ITGB1BP1 gene encoding integrin beta-1-binding protein 1 isoform X3 has translation MFRKGKKRHSSSSSQSSEISTKSKSVDSSLGGLSRSSTVASLDTDSTKSSGQSNNSDTCAEFRIKYVGAIEKLKLSEGKCLEGPLDLINYIDVAQQDGKLPFVPLEEEFIMGVSKYGIKVSTSDQYEQAQAICKVLSTAFDSVLTSEKP, from the exons ATGTTTCGGAAAGGCAAAAAGCGCCACAGCAGTAGCAGTTCCCAGAGCAGTGAAATCAGTACCAAGAGCAAG TCTGTAGACTCCAGCCTTGGGGGCCTCTCACGGTCCAGCACGGTGGCAAGCCTCGACACCGATTCCACCAAGAGCTCAG GACAAAGCAACAATTCAGATACCTGTGCAGAATTTCGAATAAAGTATGTTGGTGCCATTGAGAAACTGAAACTCTCAGAGGGGAAATGTCTCGAAGGGCCACTGGACCTGATAAATTATATAGATGTTGCTcag cAAGATGGAAAGTTGCCCTTCGttcctctggaggaagaattTATTATGGGAGTTTCCAAGTACGGTATAAAAGTGTCCACATCAGATCAGTAT GAACAAGCACAAGCAATCTGCAAAGTTTTATCCACTGCTTTCGACTCTGTATTGACTTCTGAGAAACCTTGA
- the ITGB1BP1 gene encoding integrin beta-1-binding protein 1 isoform X2 — MFRKGKKRHSSSSSQSSEISTKSKSVDSSLGGLSRSSTVASLDTDSTKSSGQSNNSDTCAEFRIKYVGAIEKLKLSEGKCLEGPLDLINYIDVAQQDGKLPFVPLEEEFIMGVSKYGIKVSTSDQYDVLHRHALYLIIRMVCYDDGLGAGKSLLALKTTDASNQEYSLWVYQCNSLEQAQAICKVLSTAFDSVLTSEKP; from the exons ATGTTTCGGAAAGGCAAAAAGCGCCACAGCAGTAGCAGTTCCCAGAGCAGTGAAATCAGTACCAAGAGCAAG TCTGTAGACTCCAGCCTTGGGGGCCTCTCACGGTCCAGCACGGTGGCAAGCCTCGACACCGATTCCACCAAGAGCTCAG GACAAAGCAACAATTCAGATACCTGTGCAGAATTTCGAATAAAGTATGTTGGTGCCATTGAGAAACTGAAACTCTCAGAGGGGAAATGTCTCGAAGGGCCACTGGACCTGATAAATTATATAGATGTTGCTcag cAAGATGGAAAGTTGCCCTTCGttcctctggaggaagaattTATTATGGGAGTTTCCAAGTACGGTATAAAAGTGTCCACATCAGATCAGTAT GACGTTCTGCATCGGCATGCTTTGTATTTAATCATCCGGATGGTGTGTTATGATGACGGTCTCGGGGCAGGGAAGAGCTTACTGGCTCTGAAGACCACAGATGCGAGCAACCAAGAATACAGCCTGTGGGTTTACCAGTGCAACAGCCTG GAACAAGCACAAGCAATCTGCAAAGTTTTATCCACTGCTTTCGACTCTGTATTGACTTCTGAGAAACCTTGA